The following are from one region of the Candidatus Binatia bacterium genome:
- a CDS encoding A24 family peptidase → MDFAIQVALAVVVVTAAITDILSQRVPNWLTMPATVLALCMQSAVGGPGGVVWGLAGWLAGFALLILFYAQGGMGAGDVKLLATIGAFTGPYRVLWIFLYTALFGGAYALGIVVYSMVSRGGWADAGRRLRLEGTSLLLSGGDTAPLSATLRSFPKLRYAIAMALGVATEHMIGGPQL, encoded by the coding sequence GTGGACTTCGCAATCCAGGTCGCTCTGGCAGTGGTCGTCGTCACTGCGGCGATCACCGATATTTTGAGCCAGCGGGTTCCGAACTGGCTGACCATGCCGGCGACCGTCCTCGCGCTGTGCATGCAGTCGGCAGTCGGCGGACCCGGCGGAGTTGTGTGGGGGCTCGCAGGATGGCTGGCAGGCTTTGCGCTGCTCATTCTCTTCTATGCGCAGGGCGGAATGGGCGCGGGGGACGTCAAGCTTCTTGCGACGATCGGCGCCTTCACGGGGCCGTACAGGGTGCTCTGGATCTTCCTGTACACGGCGCTGTTCGGAGGTGCATATGCCCTCGGCATTGTTGTATATTCGATGGTGAGTCGCGGTGGGTGGGCCGATGCGGGTCGGCGACTGCGACTGGAAGGGACCTCGCTGCTGCTGTCCGGGGGAGATACGGCGCCGCTTTCGGCGACGCTCCGCAGCTTTCCGAAGCTCCGCTACGCCATCGCGATGGCGTTGGGCGTGGCAACGGAGCACATGATCGGGGGTCCGCAGCTGTGA
- a CDS encoding type II and III secretion system protein family protein has product MRNNLEKNAVGVGTGRTRASLAVVAVTLASALLLAASRPSAADPDGVAPPGSLDVTLGKSVVVESPIPVVRASLANPGVADAVVLSPRQVYVTGAGTGTTNLTLWQSDAEVYKIYTINVHPDLSQLKEQIYQLFPDETGVRVSCSADHIAVSGTVSSSARVSQVLSVAEAYAPGKVVNLLQVGGVQQVMLEVRVAEMNRELIRRLGINIGYVAGGSDTWATTTLNGISAISQQGVFSAASLEKAAPFGFVPVAANAILRFTNNGDDWTVFFDALKENGLAKILAEPTLVALSGQEASFLAGGEFPVPVPQALGTTTILFKKFGVGLNFTPTVLGGNVISMRVAPEVSELDFANAIVLNGFIVPSITTRRASTVVELRDGQSFAIAGLIRESLREKLSKYPMLGDVPILGTLFRSSEFQRQETELIILVTPHLVKPISSGEDTTLPTDDFVEPNDLDFYGFGKIERTSALTPTSAGGAMTVTEEEQRTETRTVTPAPAAPHAASGPVHHSDASPHAFDGDFGHVNP; this is encoded by the coding sequence ATGCGAAACAATCTCGAGAAGAACGCAGTTGGAGTGGGGACAGGCCGGACGCGCGCCTCGCTTGCGGTGGTCGCCGTCACGCTGGCCTCGGCGCTGCTACTGGCGGCTAGCCGCCCGTCGGCGGCCGACCCCGATGGCGTTGCCCCGCCGGGAAGCCTCGACGTCACGCTCGGCAAGTCTGTCGTCGTCGAGAGCCCGATTCCGGTGGTGCGCGCATCACTGGCCAATCCCGGAGTCGCCGACGCCGTGGTGCTCTCGCCCAGGCAGGTCTACGTCACTGGGGCCGGCACCGGCACGACGAACCTCACGCTGTGGCAGTCGGACGCCGAGGTCTACAAGATCTACACGATCAACGTCCATCCCGACCTGAGCCAGCTGAAGGAGCAGATCTACCAGCTCTTCCCCGATGAGACCGGCGTGCGCGTCTCGTGCAGCGCCGACCACATTGCGGTGTCCGGCACCGTGTCCAGCTCCGCGCGCGTCTCGCAGGTATTGTCGGTGGCCGAGGCGTACGCGCCCGGCAAGGTCGTCAACCTGTTGCAGGTTGGCGGCGTCCAGCAGGTCATGCTCGAGGTGCGAGTCGCGGAAATGAACCGCGAGCTGATCCGCCGCCTCGGCATCAACATCGGCTACGTTGCCGGCGGCTCCGATACCTGGGCCACGACGACGCTCAACGGAATCTCGGCGATCTCGCAGCAGGGTGTCTTCTCGGCGGCCTCTCTCGAGAAGGCGGCGCCGTTCGGCTTCGTGCCGGTGGCTGCCAACGCGATCCTGCGCTTCACGAACAACGGCGACGACTGGACGGTGTTCTTCGATGCGCTGAAGGAAAACGGCCTGGCCAAGATCCTGGCCGAGCCGACGCTGGTCGCGCTGTCGGGCCAGGAAGCCAGCTTCCTGGCAGGCGGCGAATTCCCGGTGCCGGTTCCGCAGGCCCTCGGCACGACGACGATCCTGTTCAAGAAGTTCGGCGTCGGGCTGAACTTCACGCCGACCGTGCTCGGCGGAAACGTCATCAGCATGCGCGTCGCTCCCGAAGTGTCCGAGCTCGACTTCGCCAATGCCATCGTGCTGAACGGCTTCATCGTGCCGTCGATCACGACCCGCCGCGCCTCTACCGTCGTCGAGCTTCGCGACGGCCAGAGCTTCGCGATCGCCGGCCTGATCCGCGAGTCGCTGCGTGAAAAGCTATCGAAGTACCCGATGCTCGGCGACGTGCCGATTCTCGGTACGCTGTTCCGCTCCTCCGAGTTCCAGCGCCAGGAGACGGAGTTGATCATCTTGGTCACGCCGCACCTGGTGAAGCCGATCAGCAGCGGCGAGGACACCACGCTGCCGACCGACGACTTCGTCGAGCCGAACGACCTCGATTTCTACGGCTTCGGCAAGATCGAGAGGACCTCGGCACTTACGCCCACGTCGGCAGGCGGTGCGATGACAGTCACAGAGGAGGAGCAGAGGACGGAGACCCGGACGGTGACGCCCGCACCTGCGGCCCCCCACGCCGCTTCAGGTCCGGTCCACCACTCGGATGCCTCCCCCCACGCCTTCGATGGCGATTTCGGTCACGTGAACCCGTGA
- the tyrS gene encoding tyrosine--tRNA ligase has protein sequence MRTVDEQIAILARGCVDIIDENELRQKLASAKPLRVKAGFDPTSADLHLGHTVLLQKLRQFQQLGHQVIFLIGDFTARIGDPTGRSETRPVLSRETIDANAATYVGQVAKVLDIGRAEVRRNSEWLDPLGSDGMIRLAAQYTVARMLERDDFEKRYRDRRPISVHEFLYPLIQGHDSVALRADVELGGTDQKFNLLVGRDLQRGAGQAPQVVMTLPLLEGRDGVQKMSKTLGNAIGVSDAPDEMFGALMSISDELMLRYYELLSDCTAAELDAIRGGALHPMEAKKRLACEIVARFHGSDESAQAREGFEKRFQRKEVPDDVAVHVWADASPAVAIVRLLHETGLASSKGEARRLVEQGAVRIDGERIADPVAEVPASGTRLIEVGKRRILRVKFAGEK, from the coding sequence ATGCGAACGGTCGACGAGCAGATCGCGATCCTGGCGCGCGGCTGCGTCGACATCATCGATGAGAACGAGCTTCGCCAGAAGCTCGCATCCGCAAAGCCGCTTCGCGTCAAGGCCGGCTTCGATCCGACGTCGGCCGATCTTCACCTCGGCCACACTGTGCTTCTGCAGAAGCTGCGCCAGTTCCAGCAGCTCGGCCACCAGGTGATCTTCCTCATCGGCGACTTCACCGCACGCATCGGCGATCCGACCGGTCGTTCGGAGACGAGGCCGGTGCTTTCGCGGGAAACGATCGACGCGAACGCCGCGACGTACGTCGGGCAGGTAGCCAAGGTGCTCGACATCGGCAGGGCGGAGGTGCGCCGCAACAGCGAGTGGCTCGATCCGCTCGGCTCCGACGGCATGATCCGCCTGGCTGCGCAGTACACCGTGGCACGCATGCTCGAGCGCGACGATTTCGAGAAGCGCTACCGTGATCGCCGGCCGATTTCGGTACACGAGTTCCTGTATCCGTTGATCCAGGGGCACGATTCGGTTGCTCTGCGTGCCGACGTCGAGCTCGGCGGCACCGACCAGAAGTTCAACCTGCTCGTCGGTCGCGATTTGCAGCGCGGCGCAGGCCAGGCGCCGCAGGTCGTGATGACGCTTCCTCTTTTGGAGGGGCGCGACGGCGTGCAGAAAATGAGCAAGACCCTCGGCAACGCGATCGGCGTCAGCGACGCGCCCGACGAGATGTTCGGTGCGCTGATGTCGATCAGCGACGAGCTGATGCTGCGGTACTACGAATTGCTGAGCGATTGCACCGCGGCAGAGCTCGACGCGATCCGCGGCGGCGCCTTGCATCCGATGGAAGCGAAGAAACGGCTGGCCTGCGAGATCGTCGCGCGTTTCCACGGCAGCGACGAGTCCGCGCAAGCGCGCGAAGGGTTCGAGAAGCGTTTCCAGCGAAAGGAAGTCCCCGACGATGTCGCTGTCCACGTGTGGGCGGATGCCTCACCGGCAGTGGCCATCGTCCGGCTGCTGCACGAAACGGGGCTCGCGTCGTCGAAGGGAGAAGCACGGCGCCTGGTGGAGCAGGGGGCCGTGCGCATTGACGGGGAGCGCATAGCCGATCCTGTTGCAGAGGTCCCCGCGAGCGGGACCAGGCTCATCGAAGTGGGAAAACGCCGGATTCTGCGCGTGAAGTTCGCCGGCGAAAAATAA
- a CDS encoding 5-formyltetrahydrofolate cyclo-ligase yields the protein MSLQTGDDGLRRAKAELRMTIRDRIAALSRSERRRADDAIADRLSAAVSRLGAVAVLGYVALPDEVCIDAFLASMVASGLEVLLPRLAGSTAAWARWTPRTQMVREKGRFLAPRQRPGEGGIPAGAVVIVPGRAFDLRGRRLGRGAGFYDRMLGGAQALRTIGVAYRCQMVEEVPSAAHDVAMSSVVTDEEARNGGG from the coding sequence ATGAGCCTGCAGACCGGCGACGACGGGCTGCGTCGCGCCAAGGCCGAGCTTCGCATGACGATTCGCGATCGCATCGCAGCGCTGTCGCGCAGCGAGCGACGGCGCGCCGACGATGCAATTGCCGATCGCCTCTCGGCCGCGGTATCCAGGCTTGGGGCGGTCGCCGTCCTCGGCTATGTCGCGCTGCCGGACGAGGTGTGCATCGATGCATTTCTGGCCTCGATGGTCGCTTCAGGACTCGAGGTCCTGCTTCCGCGGCTCGCCGGCAGCACCGCTGCGTGGGCACGATGGACGCCGCGGACGCAGATGGTGCGCGAGAAGGGACGCTTCCTCGCACCGCGCCAGCGGCCCGGGGAAGGCGGAATCCCGGCCGGTGCAGTGGTGATCGTTCCGGGCCGCGCATTCGACCTTCGCGGCAGGCGGCTCGGGCGCGGCGCCGGATTTTATGATCGCATGCTCGGCGGCGCGCAGGCGCTGCGCACGATCGGAGTCGCGTACCGGTGCCAGATGGTCGAAGAGGTCCCGAGCGCCGCGCACGACGTTGCGATGAGCTCGGTGGTGACCGACGAAGAGGCGCGCAACGGCGGCGGCTGA
- a CDS encoding sigma-54 dependent transcriptional regulator has translation MGSESQVEARPAGQGVAAVTLPSDLSSSERKSVFEGLIGSSEAFQRVIRKVPRLASSDATVLITGETGTGKELVAKAIHAGSPRTGAQFIPVNCGALPEDLVENELFGHARGAYTGAAGPGKGLLAEAEGGTLFLDELNSLSLSAQAKLLRFLQNREYRVLGSTRLLHANVRIIAATNVDLGREIACGSFRADLYHRLHVLSVEMPSLRSRREDVPLLAQHFARVFGALYGKEGVHFSPAALASLLRHEWPGNVRELQSVVERAVLLSAEFELGEDDIGLSVEEENAGHIEISRVVAADASPGGAPPGHEIFREAKERMVRQFERTYLVQVMAAVDGNVSRAARLAGMQRRDFQRLLRKHDVRRAQPRAWLAG, from the coding sequence ATGGGGAGCGAGTCGCAGGTGGAGGCAAGACCGGCGGGGCAAGGAGTGGCGGCAGTCACTTTGCCCAGCGATCTATCTTCGTCGGAGCGCAAGTCGGTATTCGAAGGATTGATCGGCTCGAGCGAGGCGTTCCAGCGCGTGATCCGCAAGGTTCCGCGCCTGGCGTCTTCCGACGCGACGGTGCTGATCACCGGCGAGACCGGCACCGGCAAGGAGCTCGTCGCCAAGGCGATCCATGCGGGAAGCCCGCGCACCGGCGCGCAGTTCATTCCCGTCAACTGCGGCGCGCTGCCGGAGGATCTCGTCGAGAACGAGCTGTTCGGTCATGCGCGCGGGGCGTACACCGGTGCGGCAGGGCCGGGTAAAGGTCTTCTGGCCGAAGCCGAAGGCGGCACGCTTTTCCTCGACGAGTTGAACAGCCTCAGCTTGTCGGCGCAGGCCAAGCTTCTTCGTTTCCTGCAGAACCGCGAGTACCGCGTGCTCGGCTCGACGCGCCTGCTGCACGCCAACGTGCGCATCATCGCCGCGACCAACGTCGATCTCGGTCGCGAGATCGCGTGCGGCAGCTTCCGCGCCGATCTCTACCACCGCCTGCACGTGCTGTCGGTGGAGATGCCGTCGCTTCGTTCGCGCCGCGAAGACGTTCCGCTGCTCGCGCAGCATTTCGCGCGGGTGTTCGGTGCGCTCTACGGAAAAGAAGGCGTGCACTTCAGCCCCGCGGCGCTGGCGAGCCTGCTGCGCCACGAATGGCCCGGCAACGTTCGCGAGCTGCAGTCGGTGGTCGAGCGCGCCGTGCTGCTGTCGGCCGAGTTCGAGCTTGGCGAGGACGACATCGGCCTTTCCGTCGAGGAGGAGAACGCGGGACACATCGAGATCTCCCGCGTCGTCGCCGCCGACGCCTCGCCGGGTGGCGCGCCGCCGGGACACGAGATCTTCCGCGAGGCCAAGGAGAGGATGGTGCGCCAGTTCGAAAGGACTTACCTGGTCCAGGTCATGGCGGCCGTCGACGGCAACGTCTCGCGTGCCGCGCGCCTGGCCGGCATGCAGCGGCGCGACTTCCAGCGCCTGCTGCGAAAGCACGACGTGCGTCGCGCCCAGCCCCGGGCATGGCTTGCCGGCTGA
- a CDS encoding CpaF family protein, with protein sequence MPAAQGKPQPPSQTPSLAGYHELKGRVHERVIEVLDLSAAAALDEESLKRELGRLIQRILTEEQVPLNMREKEQLVIDIQNEVLGYGPLEPLLNDASISDILVNNYQNVYVERQGKLHRADCRFRDDVHLRKIIDRIVSGVGRRIDESMPMVDARLPDGSRVNAIIPPLSLDGPAVSIRKFSRDPLMLGDLINKKSLTPEIGEVLQRIVRARLNVIIAGGTGTGKTTILNILSGFIPGDERIITIEDSAELQLRQEHIVRLETRPPNVEGKGEITQRELVKNCLRMRPDRIILGEIRSGEALDMLQAMNTGHDGSLTTVHANTPRDALTRIETMVAMAGLNLPTKAMRHYIASAIDVLIQMTRLSDGTRKLTSLSEITGMEGDVVTLNDIFAFSQTGIDGQGRVRGRFAATGIRPKFVQRFESLGLHVPQDLFNPHRVYEI encoded by the coding sequence ATGCCTGCGGCCCAGGGGAAACCGCAACCACCCAGCCAGACCCCGTCCCTTGCCGGCTACCATGAGCTGAAGGGACGCGTCCACGAGCGCGTCATCGAGGTGCTCGACCTTTCGGCCGCCGCTGCGCTCGACGAGGAGTCGCTCAAGCGCGAGCTTGGCCGCCTGATCCAGCGGATCCTGACCGAAGAGCAGGTCCCGCTGAACATGCGGGAGAAAGAGCAGCTCGTCATCGACATCCAGAACGAGGTGCTCGGTTACGGCCCGCTCGAGCCGTTGCTGAACGACGCGTCGATCTCCGACATCCTCGTCAACAACTACCAGAACGTCTACGTCGAGCGTCAGGGCAAGCTGCACCGCGCCGACTGCCGCTTCCGCGACGACGTCCACCTGCGCAAGATCATCGACCGCATCGTCAGCGGCGTCGGTCGCCGCATCGACGAATCGATGCCGATGGTGGACGCACGCCTGCCCGACGGATCCCGCGTCAACGCGATCATCCCTCCGCTGTCGCTCGACGGACCCGCCGTCTCGATCCGCAAATTCAGCCGCGATCCGCTGATGCTCGGCGATCTCATCAACAAGAAGTCGCTGACGCCCGAGATTGGCGAGGTGCTGCAGCGCATCGTGCGTGCGCGCCTGAACGTGATCATCGCCGGCGGTACCGGCACCGGCAAGACGACGATCCTCAACATCCTGTCGGGGTTCATCCCCGGCGACGAGCGCATCATCACGATCGAGGACTCGGCCGAGCTCCAGCTCCGCCAGGAGCACATCGTGCGCCTGGAGACGCGCCCGCCCAACGTCGAAGGCAAGGGCGAGATCACCCAGCGCGAGCTGGTGAAGAACTGCCTGCGCATGCGTCCCGACCGCATCATCCTCGGCGAAATTCGTTCCGGTGAAGCGCTGGACATGCTCCAGGCGATGAATACCGGCCACGACGGCTCGCTGACGACCGTCCACGCGAACACGCCCCGCGACGCGCTGACCCGTATCGAGACAATGGTCGCGATGGCCGGCCTCAACCTGCCGACCAAGGCGATGCGCCACTACATCGCGTCGGCCATCGACGTGCTGATCCAGATGACGCGACTTTCGGACGGCACGAGAAAGCTGACCAGCCTGTCGGAGATCACCGGCATGGAAGGCGACGTCGTGACTCTCAACGACATCTTCGCGTTCTCCCAGACCGGCATCGACGGGCAGGGAAGGGTGCGCGGGCGCTTTGCGGCCACCGGCATCCGGCCCAAGTTCGTGCAGCGTTTCGAGTCGCTCGGCCTGCACGTGCCCCAGGACCTGTTCAACCCGCACCGCGTCTACGAGATCTGA
- the cpaB gene encoding Flp pilus assembly protein CpaB, with protein MRRYRPFLLLGLAAIIAFSTSSVAYRWLRAQSTVTQAPPVDTTTKVDVAVAGFDIPRGSTLTAEMIKTAKLDATTLPAGVFKSDEVSALIGRVAIVDVVQNEAILQAKLAPLDATRGVAALVDPAKRAMSVRVDDEVGVAGFVKPNDRVDIFVTLDSEEKGKGEAQAVTKLVLADTLVLAIGTELVRTGKDETATPVQVITLEVTPNEAEKLAFAATRGKFRLALRSPLTKEETLTPGATIESLLSSYQGGDSGTKHKNGSDDQGTGVWLIKGREVTFVPF; from the coding sequence ATGCGTCGTTATCGTCCATTCCTGTTGCTGGGCCTGGCCGCGATCATCGCGTTCTCGACGAGCAGCGTTGCCTATCGCTGGCTGAGGGCCCAGTCGACTGTCACGCAGGCTCCTCCCGTCGACACGACGACGAAGGTCGACGTGGCCGTTGCCGGCTTCGACATCCCGCGCGGCTCCACGCTGACGGCCGAGATGATCAAGACGGCCAAGCTCGACGCCACCACGCTGCCGGCCGGTGTCTTCAAGTCGGACGAGGTGAGCGCGCTGATCGGCCGCGTCGCCATCGTCGACGTCGTACAGAACGAGGCCATCCTCCAAGCCAAGCTTGCTCCCCTCGATGCGACGCGCGGCGTCGCAGCGCTGGTCGATCCGGCCAAACGCGCGATGTCGGTGCGGGTAGACGACGAAGTCGGCGTAGCCGGATTCGTCAAACCGAACGACCGCGTCGACATTTTCGTGACGCTGGACTCCGAGGAAAAAGGCAAGGGCGAAGCTCAGGCGGTCACCAAGCTCGTGCTGGCCGACACCCTGGTTCTCGCCATCGGTACCGAGCTCGTGCGCACCGGCAAGGACGAAACGGCGACGCCGGTGCAGGTGATCACGCTGGAAGTGACACCGAACGAAGCCGAGAAGCTCGCGTTCGCGGCCACGCGCGGCAAGTTCCGCCTGGCGCTGCGCAGTCCGCTGACGAAGGAAGAAACGCTCACCCCCGGAGCGACCATCGAGTCGCTGCTCAGCAGCTACCAGGGCGGCGACAGCGGCACGAAACACAAGAACGGTTCCGACGACCAGGGCACCGGCGTCTGGCTGATCAAGGGCCGCGAAGTCACGTTCGTTCCGTTCTGA
- a CDS encoding Flp family type IVb pilin → MGRIYGFLKDESGATAIEYGLLAALISIAAIGAIKVVGTKLSTDFSKVSASL, encoded by the coding sequence ATGGGACGTATCTACGGGTTTCTCAAGGATGAATCGGGAGCGACAGCGATCGAATACGGCCTTCTGGCGGCCTTGATCTCGATCGCGGCCATCGGGGCGATCAAGGTCGTCGGCACCAAGCTGTCGACCGATTTCAGCAAGGTCTCTGCCTCGCTGTAA
- a CDS encoding Flp family type IVb pilin: protein MGRFSQFLKDESGATAIEYGLLAALISIAAVGAMKIVGTKLSTTFSKVGASL from the coding sequence ATGGGACGTTTTTCACAGTTTCTGAAGGATGAGAGTGGGGCCACGGCGATCGAATACGGGCTTCTCGCGGCCCTGATCTCGATTGCTGCCGTAGGCGCGATGAAGATCGTCGGCACCAAGCTTTCGACGACGTTCAGCAAGGTCGGCGCTTCGCTCTAA
- a CDS encoding TadE/TadG family type IV pilus assembly protein, whose translation MRKGTTKGQKGIAAVEFGLIMPVVFLLLFGVIEFGTAFWRQQILTSAVREGARKGIVLSTPRYGSATKTAVTAYLSNLGWDTSKAVVTCSPSDCGTASASGSNLQVSATYPTSLVVLSHLLPGVLTVNGSGDMTLSASVTMQME comes from the coding sequence ATGAGAAAAGGAACCACCAAGGGACAGAAGGGAATCGCGGCGGTCGAGTTTGGCCTCATCATGCCGGTTGTTTTCCTTTTGCTCTTCGGAGTGATCGAGTTCGGCACGGCATTCTGGCGCCAGCAGATTCTGACGAGCGCCGTGCGCGAGGGTGCTCGCAAGGGGATTGTCTTGAGCACGCCGCGCTACGGTTCGGCGACCAAGACTGCGGTGACGGCCTACCTGTCTAACTTGGGGTGGGACACCTCAAAAGCCGTAGTGACCTGCTCTCCGAGTGATTGCGGCACTGCATCGGCGTCCGGTTCGAATCTCCAGGTCAGCGCGACCTACCCGACGAGCCTGGTGGTTCTGTCGCACCTGCTGCCTGGGGTTCTTACGGTGAACGGTTCCGGGGACATGACACTGAGCGCTTCGGTTACGATGCAGATGGAGTAG
- a CDS encoding pilus assembly protein TadG-related protein, protein MAANRNRDGEKGAFSILLALSLVVIIGAAALAIDLGYMLVVRSELQNVADTGAMAADRKLAQLYETNNASSGWGTYVLSSGDRSTIESAVNSLTQANKAGGKAISVISSDFTYGKYNTTSHDIVATSPAYTGVLGIKVEARRDASANGVLSTLLARVLGIQSMSVHATSGASLSALGSVPAGTGLGIPVGIDQDWFAAHPGACGHRDKSGHGIRLYPATTASCAGWHTFTDSPASAARLGKIIDGLKDGSYTTPATTANSTYYQFTNGTIDTDFNNLNNLFQQKKGTDGTWTTLIPVYKSNSCNPPNGQQLIVGFATIWIYDVGSSPNKHMDVTVDCNVVDYGTGGGNDYGTLMGLPGMVE, encoded by the coding sequence ATGGCAGCAAATCGAAACAGGGACGGCGAGAAGGGCGCATTCAGCATCCTGTTGGCGCTCAGTCTCGTCGTGATCATCGGGGCGGCGGCTCTCGCGATCGACCTCGGCTACATGCTGGTCGTCAGGTCGGAGCTGCAGAACGTCGCCGACACCGGTGCGATGGCGGCAGACCGCAAGCTCGCGCAGCTGTACGAGACCAACAACGCCTCTTCCGGCTGGGGCACGTACGTACTCTCGTCGGGCGACAGGTCGACGATCGAGAGCGCAGTCAACTCGCTGACCCAGGCCAACAAGGCCGGCGGCAAGGCGATCTCGGTCATCTCGAGCGACTTCACCTACGGCAAGTACAACACCACCAGCCACGACATCGTTGCGACGAGCCCGGCCTACACCGGCGTGCTCGGCATCAAGGTCGAGGCGCGCCGCGACGCTTCGGCCAATGGAGTGCTCTCGACCCTGCTCGCGCGCGTGCTCGGGATTCAGTCGATGTCGGTGCATGCGACCTCCGGCGCGTCGCTGTCGGCGCTGGGGTCCGTGCCGGCGGGTACCGGACTCGGGATTCCAGTCGGCATTGACCAGGACTGGTTCGCCGCGCACCCGGGCGCGTGCGGGCACCGCGACAAGAGCGGCCACGGGATCCGCCTGTACCCCGCCACGACGGCGAGTTGTGCAGGCTGGCACACGTTCACCGACAGTCCGGCCAGCGCCGCGCGCCTGGGGAAGATCATCGATGGACTGAAGGACGGGTCGTACACGACCCCTGCCACAACGGCCAACAGCACGTATTACCAGTTTACCAATGGCACGATCGACACCGACTTCAACAACCTGAACAACCTGTTTCAGCAGAAGAAAGGGACCGATGGCACCTGGACGACGCTGATCCCGGTGTACAAGTCCAACTCCTGCAATCCCCCGAATGGACAGCAATTGATCGTTGGCTTCGCAACCATTTGGATCTACGACGTTGGTTCGAGCCCCAACAAGCACATGGACGTCACCGTGGACTGTAACGTGGTCGACTACGGTACTGGCGGCGGCAACGACTACGGCACGCTCATGGGACTCCCGGGAATGGTCGAGTAG
- a CDS encoding P-loop NTPase: protein MTGRTGVRLEIYNDGVRHALEQYVAALSDFVLRRDEDTGLPQLLVLELDATDPDETFARIRAVQQSSPSIEIFITSARMDPQLLLEVLRAGVKEFLTQPLRPDEVQQAFQRFRERHAEVGSVDARRNGKIVSVVGGKAGVGATTLVASLAAGLKINGAAVGVLDLNLRGGDVPAFFDLNPIRSLRDVDLDLSRLDYAFLGEMLTKHSSGLDVLPLGDSELSGTSISSECVDRTLRIMRTMFDFVVVDCGHNIDMASYAALSLSQYVLLVATLTVPVVRRSKRLLDALRGEEGSGLDPSVINLVVNRYNDRDELILTEARKVLGLKAQWLLPHDHEAAGDALNGGQPVIAHAPRSPLSKAIQKIAVELHAPSTGSQKSSFLSGMFRSVSDRITKPTPSVA, encoded by the coding sequence ATGACGGGCAGAACTGGGGTACGACTCGAGATCTACAACGACGGCGTAAGGCATGCGTTGGAGCAATATGTCGCGGCACTGTCCGATTTCGTGCTGCGGCGTGACGAGGATACCGGACTTCCCCAGTTGCTCGTGCTCGAGCTGGATGCGACGGATCCGGACGAAACGTTCGCCCGGATCCGCGCGGTCCAGCAGTCCTCGCCAAGCATCGAAATCTTCATCACGTCCGCTCGCATGGACCCCCAGCTCCTGCTGGAGGTCCTGCGCGCCGGCGTAAAAGAGTTCCTCACCCAGCCGCTGCGACCCGACGAGGTGCAGCAGGCTTTCCAGCGTTTCCGCGAGCGCCACGCCGAAGTCGGCTCGGTCGATGCACGGCGCAACGGCAAGATCGTCTCGGTGGTCGGCGGCAAGGCCGGAGTCGGCGCAACCACGCTGGTCGCCAGTCTTGCGGCGGGCCTGAAGATCAACGGCGCTGCCGTTGGCGTCCTCGATCTCAACCTGCGCGGCGGCGACGTTCCCGCGTTCTTCGATCTCAACCCGATCCGCAGCCTTCGCGACGTCGACCTCGACCTTTCGCGCCTCGACTACGCCTTCCTCGGCGAGATGCTGACCAAGCACAGCTCGGGCCTCGACGTCCTGCCACTCGGCGATTCGGAGCTGTCCGGCACCAGCATCTCGTCGGAGTGCGTGGATCGCACGCTGCGGATCATGCGCACGATGTTCGACTTCGTCGTCGTCGACTGCGGGCACAACATCGACATGGCCTCCTACGCTGCGCTCAGCCTGTCGCAGTACGTGCTGCTGGTGGCAACGCTGACGGTTCCGGTGGTCCGCCGCAGCAAGCGGCTCCTCGACGCGCTGCGCGGCGAGGAAGGCTCCGGCCTCGACCCCTCGGTGATCAACCTCGTGGTCAATCGCTACAACGACCGCGACGAGCTGATCCTGACCGAGGCGCGCAAGGTGCTCGGGCTCAAGGCCCAGTGGCTTTTGCCCCACGACCACGAGGCCGCCGGGGACGCCCTGAACGGTGGCCAGCCGGTCATCGCCCACGCTCCGAGGTCGCCTCTTTCCAAGGCTATCCAGAAAATCGCGGTCGAGTTGCATGCGCCGTCCACGGGAAGCCAGAAGTCTTCGTTCCTTTCTGGTATGTTCCGTTCGGTCAGCGACAGGATCACCAAGCCGACCCCGTCGGTGGCCTGA
- a CDS encoding Flp family type IVb pilin — translation MISAFIKDESGATAIEYGLLAALISIAAIGAMKVVGTKLSTTFSKVGASL, via the coding sequence ATGATTAGCGCATTCATCAAGGATGAGTCGGGAGCCACGGCGATTGAGTACGGTCTTCTGGCCGCTCTCATTTCGATTGCTGCGATCGGCGCGATGAAGGTTGTGGGCACGAAGCTGTCGACCACCTTCAGCAAGGTCGGCGCCTCGCTGTAA